The following are encoded in a window of Lactobacillus acidophilus genomic DNA:
- a CDS encoding ABC-F family ATP-binding cassette domain-containing protein, protein MIIAQGHNLEQQFGANTLFKNVNFSIDSNARIGLVGPNGVGKTTLLKIMMGEQEPTHGEFTVNKGIDVGYIAQENALDEDKTIWDEMEGVFAPLIKDSKTLISMQQQIADHPEDQELLKQYDQKQFAFEQKGGYTYQSDIKSILNGFKFPENTWQKKIGSLSSGEKTRLAFVKLLLQKPALLLLDEPTNYLDLDTLDWLEGFLKNYDGAILVVSHDQYFLDHLATQIFELQFGNLTSFKGNYSAYVMQRQQRDKDLEAAYEKQQAEIKKDEEFIQKNLVRATTTKRAQSRRKKLEKIERLTPPKHKNKVKIHFNSERPSGKEVLIFNDLTIGYPDKTMVSDISFQINKGDRVAIIGPNGIGKSTLLKTIMKKLQPKSGSIKYGASLDIGYYDQELQGLDPTKTVLDTVWDRHKTMPERDVRSILASFLFTAKDIDKTVGQLSGGQKARLTLTVLSLEHDNFLLMDEPTNHLDIEAKEVLEKALKDFDGTLLFVSHDRYFINELANKIVSVRDGHAQIYNGNYSYYFNEKAKQTATTINNNAEKPEPINQVSQQKLSYQEQKQRDSQKRKLQRTIDQAEKQIEELEEKEQEIQNEMANPDIASNFDKLGPLQEKLSDIQAQLDDANVNWEKAIEALDNFE, encoded by the coding sequence ATGATTATTGCACAAGGACACAATTTAGAACAACAATTTGGTGCCAACACACTTTTCAAAAATGTTAATTTTTCAATCGATTCTAATGCCAGAATCGGTTTAGTTGGTCCCAATGGGGTAGGTAAAACTACTCTACTCAAAATTATGATGGGTGAACAAGAACCTACACACGGTGAGTTCACAGTAAACAAAGGCATTGATGTCGGTTATATCGCCCAGGAAAATGCACTGGATGAGGATAAAACCATCTGGGATGAAATGGAAGGCGTTTTTGCTCCTTTAATAAAAGACAGTAAGACGTTAATCAGTATGCAACAACAAATTGCAGATCATCCTGAAGATCAAGAGTTACTTAAACAATATGATCAAAAGCAATTCGCTTTCGAACAAAAAGGTGGATATACTTATCAATCTGATATTAAAAGTATACTTAATGGATTTAAGTTTCCTGAAAATACTTGGCAGAAGAAGATTGGTAGCTTATCCAGCGGTGAAAAAACCAGATTAGCATTTGTAAAACTTCTTTTACAAAAACCTGCCCTGCTTTTGCTCGATGAACCTACTAACTATCTTGATCTTGACACACTCGATTGGCTTGAAGGTTTCCTCAAGAATTACGATGGTGCTATTTTAGTAGTATCTCACGACCAGTATTTCTTAGATCACTTAGCTACTCAGATTTTCGAATTACAATTTGGTAATTTAACTTCATTTAAGGGTAACTATTCAGCATATGTAATGCAACGTCAACAACGTGATAAAGATCTAGAGGCTGCTTATGAAAAGCAACAAGCCGAAATTAAAAAGGATGAGGAATTCATTCAAAAAAATCTAGTTCGTGCTACCACAACTAAGCGAGCTCAAAGTCGGCGTAAGAAACTAGAAAAAATTGAACGTCTTACACCTCCTAAACATAAAAATAAGGTAAAAATTCATTTCAATAGCGAACGTCCTTCAGGGAAAGAAGTCTTAATTTTCAATGATTTAACCATTGGCTATCCTGATAAAACTATGGTTAGCGATATTTCTTTTCAAATTAATAAAGGTGATCGTGTAGCAATTATTGGGCCAAATGGTATTGGTAAATCTACTTTACTGAAGACTATTATGAAAAAATTGCAGCCTAAGAGCGGCTCAATTAAATATGGTGCTTCTTTAGATATTGGTTATTATGATCAGGAATTACAAGGTCTTGATCCAACAAAAACTGTTTTGGATACTGTTTGGGACAGACATAAGACAATGCCGGAACGTGATGTTCGTTCAATTTTAGCTAGTTTCTTATTTACAGCTAAGGACATTGATAAAACTGTAGGACAATTATCTGGTGGACAAAAAGCTAGACTTACCCTAACTGTTTTATCACTTGAACATGACAATTTCTTATTAATGGACGAACCTACTAACCACTTAGATATCGAAGCCAAAGAAGTTCTAGAAAAAGCTTTAAAAGACTTTGATGGTACCCTTCTCTTTGTTTCTCACGATCGTTACTTTATTAACGAACTTGCTAACAAAATTGTATCTGTTAGAGATGGGCATGCTCAAATCTATAATGGCAACTATTCTTACTACTTTAATGAAAAAGCTAAACAAACTGCAACAACTATAAACAATAATGCAGAAAAGCCAGAACCAATTAATCAAGTAAGTCAACAAAAACTTTCTTATCAAGAACAAAAACAACGCGATTCACAAAAGAGAAAATTGCAACGCACAATTGATCAAGCAGAAAAGCAAATTGAGGAACTTGAAGAAAAAGAACAAGAAATCCAAAATGAAATGGCTAATCCAGATATTGCTTCTAATTTTGATAAACTTGGACCACTACAAGAAAAATTATCTGATATTCAAGCACAATTAGATGATGCTAACGTTAATTGGGAAAAGGCCATTGAAGCATTGGATAATTTTGAATAA
- a CDS encoding sucrose-6-phosphate hydrolase translates to MEWTREKRYLPYSKWDADTLLHLQAQAANSPYQMHYHLHPISGLINDPNGFSYFNGAYHLFYQSYPFGAVHGLKSWVHFKSKDLVHWENLGLAIEPDTMADSHGAYSGSAREIDGKLFLMYTGNHRDENWIRTPYQIGAWMDKNGKVSDKTILFKNPDHITEHFRDPQILKKNDTYYAILGAQDNAEKHGHIDVWKSKDLKNWEELGYLDFTDQDMGYMIECPNLVEVDGHVVLIFCPQGLDKKVADYDDIYPNMYVIADGIDFENHKLINPGPLQNLDKGFDVYATQAFNALDGKAYEISWVGLPDITYPTDDENWANCLSQVKELTIKNGQLIQKPVKSMASLHKNEKDVADQVVSENAGQQYELELTIKAGQKGNLYLAANDDLSSGLKISFDTKNGQLILDRSIAGQKVAVDYGENRTAPLQPDSDVKLNIYIDHSLIEIFVNDGENVLTGRYFADQAHSKIAFDKKINFNGKLWNMKTIL, encoded by the coding sequence ATGGAATGGACAAGAGAAAAACGTTATTTACCTTATAGTAAATGGGATGCTGACACATTACTTCATTTGCAAGCACAAGCAGCAAACTCCCCTTACCAAATGCACTATCATTTACATCCAATTTCTGGATTAATCAATGATCCAAATGGTTTTTCATATTTTAATGGTGCTTACCATCTGTTTTATCAATCATACCCATTTGGTGCAGTTCACGGACTAAAATCTTGGGTTCACTTCAAGTCAAAAGATTTAGTCCATTGGGAAAATTTAGGTTTAGCTATTGAGCCAGATACAATGGCTGATTCACACGGTGCCTACTCTGGCTCAGCCCGTGAAATCGATGGCAAATTATTCTTAATGTACACGGGTAACCACCGTGATGAAAACTGGATTCGTACTCCTTACCAAATTGGTGCTTGGATGGATAAAAATGGCAAAGTTTCTGATAAAACTATCCTCTTTAAGAATCCTGACCACATCACCGAACATTTCCGTGATCCACAAATTTTAAAGAAAAACGACACTTACTATGCAATTTTAGGTGCACAAGATAACGCCGAAAAACATGGTCACATTGATGTATGGAAATCAAAAGATTTAAAGAATTGGGAAGAATTAGGCTATCTAGATTTTACGGATCAAGACATGGGTTATATGATCGAATGCCCTAATCTTGTTGAAGTAGATGGTCATGTGGTGTTGATTTTCTGTCCTCAAGGATTAGATAAAAAAGTAGCTGATTATGATGATATCTATCCAAATATGTATGTCATTGCTGATGGAATCGATTTTGAAAACCATAAATTAATTAATCCAGGTCCACTACAAAATTTGGATAAAGGTTTCGATGTATATGCTACTCAAGCATTTAATGCACTTGATGGAAAAGCATATGAAATCAGCTGGGTAGGTTTACCTGATATAACTTATCCAACTGATGATGAAAATTGGGCAAATTGCTTAAGTCAAGTTAAAGAACTTACTATCAAAAATGGTCAATTAATTCAAAAACCAGTTAAGTCGATGGCTAGTCTTCATAAAAATGAAAAAGATGTAGCTGATCAAGTTGTTTCTGAAAATGCTGGTCAACAATATGAATTAGAGCTTACAATTAAAGCTGGCCAAAAAGGAAATCTCTATCTAGCTGCAAATGACGATTTAAGTAGTGGATTAAAGATCAGCTTTGATACTAAAAACGGACAATTAATTTTAGATCGTTCTATTGCTGGTCAAAAAGTAGCAGTAGATTATGGTGAAAATAGAACTGCCCCACTTCAACCTGATAGCGATGTAAAATTAAATATTTATATTGATCATTCATTAATTGAAATTTTTGTTAATGACGGTGAAAATGTATTAACTGGTCGTTATTTCGCTGATCAAGCACATTCTAAGATTGCATTTGATAAAAAGATTAACTTTAACGGTAAACTTTGGAATATGAAAACAATTCTTTAA
- the oxc gene encoding oxalyl-CoA decarboxylase, whose protein sequence is MKAFLGFLKEGFFVVDTSLTGAALLIDALQANGLNNMYGVVGIPVTDFARLAQLKGMKYYGFRREDSAVDAAAGAGFITGKPGVALTVSAPGFLNGLTALAQATKNCFPLIMISGSSDRHIIDLDRGDYEGLDQYNVAKPFCKAAYRVDRAEDMGLAVARAVRTAVSGRPGGVYLDLPAATVTDTVAQKSDANIYKVVDPAPKQLPSDDAINRAVELLKDAKHPVILLGKGSAYAQSEDEIRELVNKTNIPFLPMSMAKGVVPDDSPASAASARSFTLGQADVVLLIGARLNWMLSNGESPLFSEDAKFIQVDIDATEFDSNRKIDAPLQGDIKSVMQKLNSAAINAGVKAPTDWINAIKTESEKNNTKFAKRISASEAKSTLGYYSAIEPINDLMQKHPDTYLVSEGANTLDIGRDLIGMQKPRHRLDTGTWGVMGVGMGYAIAAAIETGKPVIALEGDSAFGFDGMEMETICRYHLPVIVVIINNGGIYNGDVNVVPDQPGPTVLDHNAHYGDISKAFGGDSYRVNNYEEMKDALEKAYESGNPTIIDAQIPESMGKESGHIGNLNPKLDLSSLEAKENK, encoded by the coding sequence ATGAAAGCATTTTTGGGATTTTTGAAAGAAGGTTTTTTCGTGGTTGATACATCACTCACTGGAGCAGCACTTTTAATCGATGCTTTACAAGCTAACGGTTTAAACAATATGTATGGTGTTGTAGGTATTCCAGTTACCGACTTTGCCCGTTTAGCTCAACTAAAGGGTATGAAATATTATGGATTTAGACGTGAAGATTCAGCTGTAGATGCAGCTGCTGGTGCAGGCTTTATTACTGGTAAGCCTGGCGTAGCTTTAACTGTATCTGCACCTGGTTTCTTAAATGGTTTGACAGCTTTAGCACAAGCTACTAAGAACTGCTTCCCATTAATTATGATTTCAGGTTCATCAGATCGTCATATTATTGACCTGGATCGTGGAGATTATGAAGGTCTTGATCAATATAATGTTGCTAAACCATTCTGTAAAGCAGCATATCGTGTTGATCGCGCAGAAGATATGGGACTAGCTGTTGCTCGTGCAGTGAGAACTGCTGTTAGTGGTCGTCCAGGTGGTGTTTACTTGGATCTTCCTGCAGCAACTGTCACTGATACAGTTGCACAAAAGTCAGATGCTAATATCTACAAAGTTGTAGATCCAGCTCCAAAGCAATTGCCATCAGATGATGCAATCAACCGTGCCGTGGAATTATTAAAAGATGCAAAACATCCTGTAATTCTTCTTGGTAAAGGTTCTGCTTACGCTCAAAGCGAAGACGAAATCAGAGAATTAGTTAATAAGACTAATATCCCATTCTTGCCAATGTCAATGGCCAAAGGTGTTGTACCAGATGATTCTCCAGCATCTGCTGCATCAGCTCGTTCATTTACACTTGGTCAAGCTGATGTTGTACTTTTGATCGGTGCACGTCTTAATTGGATGCTTTCAAACGGTGAATCTCCATTATTCAGTGAAGACGCCAAGTTTATTCAAGTTGATATTGATGCAACTGAATTTGATTCAAACAGAAAGATTGATGCTCCATTACAGGGTGACATTAAATCTGTAATGCAAAAATTAAATTCTGCCGCTATCAATGCTGGTGTTAAGGCACCAACAGATTGGATTAATGCTATTAAGACCGAAAGCGAAAAGAACAATACTAAGTTTGCTAAAAGAATTTCAGCTTCAGAAGCTAAATCAACTTTAGGCTACTACAGCGCAATTGAACCAATTAATGACTTAATGCAAAAGCATCCTGATACTTATTTAGTAAGTGAAGGTGCCAACACTTTGGATATTGGTCGTGACTTAATTGGTATGCAAAAGCCTCGTCACCGTCTTGACACTGGTACTTGGGGTGTTATGGGTGTTGGCATGGGTTATGCCATTGCTGCAGCTATTGAAACTGGCAAACCAGTTATTGCCCTTGAAGGTGACTCAGCATTTGGTTTTGATGGTATGGAAATGGAAACTATTTGCCGTTACCACTTACCTGTTATTGTAGTTATTATTAACAACGGTGGTATTTACAACGGTGATGTTAACGTTGTTCCTGATCAACCAGGCCCTACTGTCTTGGATCACAATGCCCACTATGGTGATATCTCTAAGGCATTCGGCGGTGATAGCTACCGTGTAAATAACTACGAAGAAATGAAAGATGCTCTTGAAAAAGCGTATGAATCAGGTAACCCAACAATCATCGATGCTCAAATTCCTGAGTCAATGGGTAAAGAATCAGGTCATATCGGCAACTTAAACCCAAAGTTGGACTTAAGTTCTCTTGAAGCAAAGGAGAATAAATAA
- the groES gene encoding co-chaperone GroES — MLQPIGDRVIVKVKEEEEKTVGGIVLASNAKQKPTEGEVVAVGEGAYTSNGDKLPMVVKKGDVVLYDKYSGTNVEYEGEKYLVLHEKDILAIEK; from the coding sequence GTGTTACAACCAATTGGTGATCGCGTGATCGTTAAAGTTAAAGAAGAAGAAGAAAAGACTGTTGGCGGTATTGTTTTAGCATCAAATGCTAAGCAAAAGCCAACTGAAGGTGAAGTTGTAGCTGTTGGTGAAGGTGCATACACTTCAAATGGTGACAAACTTCCAATGGTCGTTAAGAAGGGCGACGTTGTTCTTTACGATAAGTACTCAGGCACTAATGTTGAATACGAAGGTGAAAAGTACTTAGTCCTTCATGAAAAAGACATTTTAGCAATTGAAAAGTAA
- a CDS encoding LytTR family DNA-binding domain-containing protein, whose amino-acid sequence MKVKLEIDPDNQESEVIIKANKITPEIERIYRKLQDESSQPDQITGVKDDKAYYLDLNQILFFETADKQVMAHTLNYSYAVKYKLYELENLLGGQFMRVSKSTILNLDQIYALTKSISNCQIQFHHSYKTVYVSRRYYRELKDKLNERRAY is encoded by the coding sequence TTGAAGGTCAAATTAGAAATTGATCCTGACAACCAAGAATCAGAAGTAATCATCAAAGCTAATAAAATTACTCCAGAAATTGAGCGGATTTATCGCAAGCTGCAAGATGAGTCGTCTCAGCCTGATCAGATTACTGGAGTAAAGGATGATAAAGCCTACTATCTTGATCTAAATCAAATTCTATTCTTTGAAACTGCCGATAAGCAAGTAATGGCTCATACTTTAAATTACAGTTATGCTGTGAAATATAAGTTGTATGAATTAGAAAACTTGCTTGGTGGCCAATTCATGCGTGTATCTAAATCTACGATTCTTAACTTGGATCAGATCTATGCTTTGACTAAATCGATTTCTAATTGCCAGATTCAATTTCATCACTCTTATAAAACTGTTTATGTATCTAGACGCTATTATCGTGAATTGAAAGATAAATTAAATGAAAGAAGGGCTTACTAA
- a CDS encoding LiaF transmembrane domain-containing protein has product MKAKWSRIFWGVGLIAAAVFLVIDQLHLLPFTMGFWSIFWTVVFAASLITSIINKNLYGSIFSIAFLLIIYAKPLHIAALAPWTILLVAFLISAGIGLIFRKSFKPTVIINGKKVDANWSDLKNKNFKADDVITDSSFGVDSDNVVISGKMTEAARYIHSQNLKTVTIDASMGDVSVYLDDAKAAGNEVIMNINTSMCDVNIYIPSDWQVENNMQNNFSDVDIDYEKSTGTRLILQGKNTMGDLNIQHVKTE; this is encoded by the coding sequence ATGAAAGCTAAATGGAGTCGAATTTTCTGGGGTGTTGGTTTAATTGCAGCCGCTGTATTTTTAGTAATCGATCAATTGCATTTATTACCATTTACAATGGGATTTTGGTCAATATTTTGGACGGTAGTTTTTGCAGCTAGTTTAATTACTTCAATAATAAATAAAAATTTATATGGTTCTATTTTTTCAATTGCATTTTTATTAATTATTTATGCTAAGCCGCTTCATATTGCAGCACTTGCTCCGTGGACTATTTTGCTTGTCGCATTTCTAATTTCTGCTGGAATTGGTTTGATTTTTAGAAAAAGTTTCAAGCCGACAGTGATCATTAATGGTAAGAAAGTAGATGCCAATTGGTCGGATTTAAAAAATAAGAATTTTAAAGCAGACGATGTAATTACGGATAGTAGCTTTGGTGTGGATAGTGATAATGTGGTGATTAGTGGAAAAATGACAGAAGCTGCTCGCTATATTCATTCTCAGAACCTAAAGACGGTTACTATTGATGCATCAATGGGGGATGTTAGTGTTTATTTAGATGATGCTAAAGCTGCAGGGAATGAAGTAATTATGAACATTAATACTTCTATGTGTGATGTTAATATTTATATTCCTAGCGACTGGCAAGTAGAAAATAATATGCAAAATAACTTTAGCGATGTTGATATTGATTATGAAAAAAGTACTGGTACCAGGTTGATTTTACAAGGTAAAAATACTATGGGAGATCTAAATATTCAACATGTTAAAACTGAATAA
- a CDS encoding LacI family DNA-binding transcriptional regulator: MPAKLSDVAREAGCSVTTVSRVINNHGYLSQKTKDKVFAAMQKLNYQPNSLARSLQGKKLKLVGLIFPEITNPFFAELVQEIESALFKQNYKVILCNAGRDRQKEREYLRMLQANQVDGIIAGAHNLGIEEYKQLGLPIVSFDRKLSDNVPIVSCDNYQGIKMATHELIQTGCKHIYFLGNNQRKGNPTDERLEAYLDETKKYDFTPHIRSVAFSDSSNIKNMQIHNMLVDDKPDGVVCTDDLTAILVLQEAQKLGIKVPQELKVIGFDGTQLVQTYHSELSTIAQPIDDIATLLVDLLLKRITNPKQKFESKNYVLPVKLIKRETTA; the protein is encoded by the coding sequence ATGCCCGCTAAATTAAGCGACGTTGCCCGAGAAGCTGGTTGTTCTGTCACAACAGTTTCAAGAGTAATCAATAATCATGGCTATTTAAGTCAAAAAACAAAGGATAAAGTTTTTGCAGCAATGCAAAAGTTAAATTATCAACCTAACTCTCTTGCCCGCTCCTTACAGGGGAAGAAATTAAAACTAGTTGGATTGATTTTTCCAGAAATTACTAACCCATTTTTTGCAGAATTAGTTCAAGAAATTGAATCTGCTTTATTTAAGCAAAATTATAAAGTGATCCTTTGTAACGCAGGCCGTGATCGACAAAAAGAACGTGAATATTTACGGATGCTACAAGCTAATCAGGTAGATGGAATTATTGCTGGTGCCCATAATTTAGGGATTGAAGAATACAAACAATTAGGCTTGCCAATTGTTTCTTTTGATCGAAAATTATCTGACAACGTCCCTATCGTAAGTTGTGATAATTATCAAGGAATTAAGATGGCTACACATGAGTTAATTCAAACAGGATGTAAGCATATTTACTTTTTGGGTAATAACCAAAGAAAAGGCAACCCTACTGATGAACGGTTAGAAGCTTATCTTGATGAGACAAAAAAATACGATTTCACACCGCATATTCGTTCTGTTGCTTTCTCTGATTCTTCTAATATAAAAAACATGCAAATCCATAACATGTTAGTTGATGACAAACCTGATGGTGTAGTATGTACAGATGATTTAACAGCTATTTTGGTTTTACAAGAAGCCCAAAAATTAGGGATTAAAGTTCCACAAGAATTAAAAGTAATCGGTTTTGATGGTACACAATTAGTTCAAACTTATCATTCAGAACTATCAACGATTGCTCAACCAATTGATGATATTGCTACCTTATTAGTAGATTTATTATTAAAAAGAATTACAAATCCCAAGCAAAAATTTGAAAGCAAAAACTATGTTTTACCAGTTAAATTAATTAAACGTGAAACAACTGCATAA
- a CDS encoding redox-sensing transcriptional repressor Rex yields the protein MEKIKIPKATAKRLPLYYRYLLILNEEGKDKVSSTELSEAVQVDSASIRRDFSYFGALGKRGYGYDVKNLLSFFKKILNQDTLTNVALIGVGNLGRALLNYNFKRSNNIRISCAFDINKEITGRILSGVPVYDMEDLKQQLSDQQISIAILTVPSTAAQRTTDEMVDAGVKGIMNFTPIRLSAPADVRVQNVDLATELQTLIYFLDSEKEN from the coding sequence ATGGAGAAAATAAAAATTCCAAAAGCTACTGCAAAAAGATTGCCTTTGTATTATCGGTATTTGCTCATTTTAAACGAGGAAGGTAAAGACAAAGTTTCTTCGACTGAATTATCTGAAGCAGTTCAAGTTGATAGTGCTTCTATTAGAAGAGATTTTTCATATTTTGGTGCTTTAGGTAAACGCGGATATGGATATGATGTTAAAAATTTGCTGAGTTTCTTTAAGAAAATTTTGAATCAAGATACACTAACTAATGTTGCGTTAATTGGTGTTGGTAACTTAGGACGAGCACTTTTAAATTATAATTTTAAGCGTAGCAACAATATCCGTATTTCTTGTGCATTTGATATTAACAAAGAAATTACTGGTCGAATTTTAAGCGGTGTTCCCGTTTATGATATGGAAGATTTAAAACAACAATTAAGTGATCAACAAATTTCGATTGCTATTTTAACAGTTCCTTCGACTGCGGCTCAAAGAACAACAGATGAAATGGTCGATGCTGGTGTTAAAGGTATTATGAATTTTACCCCAATTAGATTATCTGCGCCTGCCGATGTACGTGTACAAAACGTGGACTTAGCAACTGAATTACAAACATTGATTTATTTCTTGGATAGTGAAAAAGAAAATTAA
- a CDS encoding sucrose-specific PTS transporter subunit IIBC: MDHKKVAERVIKDVGRDNIIAGAHCATRLRLVLKDDSKVDQKALDNDPDVKGTFKTNGQYQVIIGPGDVNDVYDEFIKITGLKELSTDDLKKVAAEGQKKNPIMDFIKLLSDIFVPIIPALVAGGLLMALNNFLTSPGLFGPKSVVQMAPNVAGISSMIQVMSAAPFIFMPILVGMSAAKRFGANQFLGATIGMIMTTPGLGGATKFWDIFGLHVAQTNYQYQVIPVLVAVWVLSIFEKYFHKHLPSAVDFTFTPLLSIMITGFLTFTIIGPVFKGVSDAITNAIVWLYDTTGAFGMGVFGLSYSAIVTTGLHQSFPAVETQLLAAFAKNPASSGDFIFVTACMANVAQGAATFAVYFLTKNKKMKGLASSSGVSALLGITEPALFGVNLKYKFPFFCALIGSGVAAAFAGLMHVTAAALGSAGFLGFLSIYPRTIPMWVVSVAISFAVSFILTYVYGKSHLKEEVAEQDVPVNDATDYAEETQKAEKIGKEQLALKDEIIYSPVDGTPESLTKVNDQVFSAKLMGDGAAVIPSDGTIYAPVTGTVTIAYETKHAYGIKSDDGAEVLIHIGLDTVNLKGEHFESFVKQGQRVEKGDKLGSVDLDAVKKAGYDTTVMVVITNTANYANVQRITDAGDKHGDKLIAVTAHE; the protein is encoded by the coding sequence ATGGACCACAAGAAAGTGGCTGAACGAGTAATTAAAGATGTGGGTCGTGACAATATTATTGCCGGTGCTCACTGTGCTACTCGTTTGCGTTTAGTATTGAAAGATGATTCCAAGGTTGACCAAAAGGCTCTGGATAATGATCCAGATGTTAAAGGTACTTTTAAAACTAATGGTCAATATCAAGTGATTATTGGACCAGGAGATGTTAATGACGTTTATGACGAATTCATTAAGATCACTGGATTAAAGGAATTATCAACTGATGACTTGAAGAAGGTAGCAGCTGAAGGCCAAAAGAAGAATCCTATCATGGACTTCATTAAACTTTTGTCTGACATCTTCGTTCCAATTATTCCAGCTTTAGTTGCTGGTGGTTTGTTAATGGCATTGAACAATTTCTTAACTTCACCTGGACTTTTCGGTCCGAAGTCAGTTGTTCAAATGGCTCCTAACGTTGCCGGAATATCAAGTATGATTCAGGTAATGTCGGCTGCTCCATTTATCTTTATGCCAATCCTTGTAGGTATGTCAGCGGCAAAAAGATTCGGCGCTAATCAATTCCTGGGTGCTACAATTGGTATGATTATGACCACCCCAGGACTTGGTGGTGCAACTAAATTCTGGGATATCTTTGGCTTACATGTCGCACAAACTAATTATCAATATCAAGTTATTCCAGTTTTAGTAGCTGTATGGGTATTGTCAATTTTTGAAAAATACTTCCATAAGCATTTACCATCTGCAGTTGACTTTACCTTTACACCACTTCTTTCAATTATGATTACTGGTTTCTTAACTTTCACTATTATTGGACCAGTATTTAAGGGTGTATCTGACGCAATTACTAATGCTATCGTATGGCTTTACGATACTACTGGTGCCTTTGGTATGGGTGTCTTTGGTCTTAGTTATTCAGCTATTGTTACTACTGGTCTTCACCAAAGTTTCCCAGCTGTTGAAACTCAACTTTTGGCAGCCTTTGCTAAGAATCCAGCAAGTTCTGGTGACTTTATCTTTGTTACTGCATGTATGGCTAATGTAGCTCAAGGTGCTGCAACTTTCGCAGTCTACTTCTTAACTAAGAACAAGAAGATGAAAGGCTTGGCAAGTTCCTCAGGTGTTTCAGCCCTTCTTGGTATTACTGAACCAGCATTATTCGGTGTTAACTTAAAATACAAATTCCCATTCTTCTGTGCTTTGATTGGTTCAGGTGTTGCAGCTGCTTTTGCAGGGTTGATGCACGTAACTGCTGCCGCACTTGGTTCAGCTGGTTTCCTTGGTTTTCTTTCAATTTATCCAAGAACTATTCCAATGTGGGTTGTTTCTGTAGCAATTAGTTTTGCAGTTTCATTCATTCTCACTTATGTTTATGGTAAGAGCCACTTGAAGGAAGAAGTCGCTGAACAAGATGTTCCAGTAAATGATGCAACTGACTACGCTGAAGAAACTCAAAAAGCTGAAAAGATTGGTAAAGAACAATTAGCATTAAAGGATGAAATTATTTACTCCCCAGTTGACGGTACTCCAGAAAGCTTAACTAAAGTTAATGATCAAGTATTCTCAGCTAAGTTAATGGGTGACGGTGCCGCAGTTATTCCAAGTGACGGCACTATCTATGCTCCAGTAACTGGTACTGTAACAATTGCTTATGAAACTAAGCATGCTTATGGTATTAAATCAGATGATGGTGCTGAAGTATTAATTCACATTGGTCTTGATACCGTAAACCTTAAGGGTGAACACTTTGAAAGCTTTGTAAAACAAGGTCAACGTGTTGAAAAAGGCGACAAGCTTGGCAGCGTTGATTTAGATGCTGTTAAGAAGGCAGGTTATGACACTACTGTCATGGTTGTTATTACTAACACTGCCAACTATGCAAATGTTCAACGCATTACTGATGCAGGTGACAAGCACGGTGATAAGCTGATTGCTGTTACTGCTCACGAATAA